The Geoalkalibacter subterraneus genome contains the following window.
CATTCCCGGCGCGGCAGGCGTCGGACTGCTCATGGTGGTGGACCGCGTACTGTCGAGGGTGAATTGCACGCTCGATTCATTGCCGGCAGAGGTTGCTGAAGGCAGCGCGGATTCCCGCGGGAAAAAACCTTCAAAATCCCGTTGACCGGCATCGCCCATACTGCCGCCGCCCAATGCGGCCGTCGGCATGGCGGAAGGTTGAGATGCAACCATCTGCACCCGGGGCTGATCCCCCTGGTTCTGGCCTTCTGCCCGAGGCTGAAAACCGAACAATTCACTGAAGCGGCTTTCCAGGTTTGCCGAACTGCGTCCTGTACTTACTGAGCGTAATGAAGCCGCCTGGGAGTCATCCAGTACCTGCTGGGTGGTGCGCACCGATGCCAAAACGCTCTCATCGGCCTGGCCGCGCCCACGCCGTAAAGCCTGGGTCAGCAAAGCTTCGAGTTCTGTGCGGGCCGGCATTTCCCGCCGCGCAACAGCAGGTTCCGTTTCAACGGAACGTTTCTGCACCTCCACGTCAAGATCCTGGCCCTGTCCCTGTTGAGATTCCCTGAAAGCCTGTTGAGACTGTGCCTGCTGAGGTTGTACCTGCTGAGGCTGTACCTGCTGAGGCTGTACCTGCTGAGGCTGTACCTGTTGAGGCTGTAGCTGTCCCTGCTGAGCCTGACCTTGCCGCTCTCCAGCCAGGAATTCGCCGGCTTTCTGCGAAATCGGGGCATTTTCCGCCTTCACCTCCGCCGCTACAGCGAAGTTTTCCAGCAGCGCGATCAGTTCATCCGTGTCAAAACGCCTGTCACTCCAAGCGTTTTCGAGCTGCGCCGCGCCCTCTTCACCCTGCAGCCACTGCAGAAACTGCTGCTGCTTTTGCGGTTGGTCCAGCCCCAGAGCGTCGAAGAGTGCCGCCAACAGATCTTCAGCGGCTTCTCCGGAAGGGGGTTCATTCCAGCCCAGTTGCTGCAGTGCGGCGAGAAAACCTTCTGCGCCCGAGCCGTCACCGATCACAGATCCCTGCCCCGCACTGCG
Protein-coding sequences here:
- a CDS encoding flagellar hook-length control protein FliK, which encodes MNMLGIDFAQMFAPRSAGQGSVIGDGSGAEGFLAALQQLGWNEPPSGEAAEDLLAALFDALGLDQPQKQQQFLQWLQGEEGAAQLENAWSDRRFDTDELIALLENFAVAAEVKAENAPISQKAGEFLAGERQGQAQQGQLQPQQVQPQQVQPQQVQPQQVQPQQAQSQQAFRESQQGQGQDLDVEVQKRSVETEPAVARREMPARTELEALLTQALRRGRGQADESVLASVRTTQQVLDDSQAASLRSVSTGRSSANLESRFSELFGFQPRAEGQNQGDQPRVQMVASQPSAMPTAALGGGSMGDAGQRDFEGFFPRESALPSATSAGNESSVQFTLDSTRSTTMSSPTPAAPGMFQTPSGLLMQENQLLDQVARSINLQANGDRSQMTLRLHPEELGELRLELVMEKGGIKAHIHAQTAQVQEVLERHMPRLREAFAQQGLQLDDVEVSLDSRQSGGRDTLFGQGSQEQQHGRRFSQGPVVSEAVVEHERQAALSARSAGQGISVHI